From the Hordeum vulgare subsp. vulgare chromosome 1H, MorexV3_pseudomolecules_assembly, whole genome shotgun sequence genome, the window AAAAGAGCGTATTGCCTGTCGGAGATTATTACTCGCGCTAGCTGCAATTCTACTGGCAAGTCCATGAGGCAAATCTATGCCTTCTTGTGTAGCAATGAACTCCAGAACCTTGATAATCTAAGAgaaattatgttttcatcaaactGTCCAGCACTGGAGAGAAGATAGATCATTCATACAGACCTAGTATGTACCTCATCAAATGAAGGTGGTTTAAGTCGGACAACCTTGCATAGATGTTCAACGGACTCAAGGTTTGAAGAACTGGAGCAGCTGAAAATAATTTTGTTGCAACCTGCATACCGCCCCAGAAACCAACCGATATAATGTTGAAGATCAGACGAAAGCCTATCAGCATCATGGACCACAATCACTGCATATATGAACCACTGACGCTTTAATATGTCATTTCACATCAATGAAGAATAGGCAGCTGTTCAAAATCCTGTGTTGATTAACAACAGTACCGCCAAAAGAAGAGGCAGTGATGTGTTAGAATGTACCTTTGCAGTTAGCATGATCGCAAATCAAGTCCGGTGGTGGGATTGACTCATTCAACAAAGTAGTTATGACATACTTCTCATAGCCATGTAAATCAGCCAAGTTTACCTCCACGTGATGATCTGAAATCTTCACTTTAACATCAATGTGTTTGGCGATTTCTCCCTACATCAAACAGTTCACCAGAAAGAAGGTACGGAATAAATTACATTTCATAATTTGCTTACAAATATTATCCTCTTCACAGTAATAAGGTTACTGGTGAAACAGAAAATGCGCCATTACAAGTTGCAATTCATACCTTCAGCTCGATTCTCTTTGTGATTTCCTCCATCTGTGAAATGGCAATTAAAATAAGGTATCGTGAGTTTCCAACAGTGATGTTTAACTCAGGATAAAAAGTAGTACTCTCTCCGATCCAAAAAAAAGTGCGGTGgctttagttcaaatttgaactgaACAAAAGTCACGACACTTTTTTTGGATCGGAGGCAGTAAGTGGTAATTTGTTCACAGGCTGCCTATAGTGACCTTGAGATTATCAGGACCAAAAGCATCTCTTAAAAGGGCCAGCACCATGCTTCTCTTCCCGACGGCCTGCGCCCCTTCAAATATGAAATGGTTGCATTGGCGTTCGGTCACCTGGACGCAGCAGTTATATTACAAAATTCAGTCTCGAATCCCAGTCTATCATCACAGTGTGCTTATCATCAGTTCATCACCCGATTCTAGTGCTTGGCTACAGTTTTACAGTGACAAAGGAATTCTAAGCAATGGTAATTTCGTGTAAGATTAAAGTGGGAAGGTGTGTGGCAACCATCCGGTGGAGCTCAtcggcgacggccttgttgcagATGAATTCCCCGAGTACATTGGGCCGGTACCTGTCCGCCCACACGTACtggtcctccgccgccgccgccgtcgattcCACTGACAGCTGCGGAGAGTCCATCTGCGGCGACTTGGGCTTGCGCGAAACCCTCACCCAGATGTTTGCTCCTCTCCCGACAGTGGTGGCGGTATCGCCTCTCCAGTCGCTCGCAAGGCCGGCAACCACTTCGGTAGCCGCCACAGCACTGGCTTGGGACCCCGGCGGCGTCGGCTCTcggccgacggcggcggcgtcctctctctccctcaaagGCCTCCTGGCGGCGACTCTCTCCGCGTCTGCCTGGTCCAGGCGTGCCGGTACCTGGATTGACGTGGGCGGCGTCGACGCCGACGACGGCCGGGGCCGCGGGGGCGTCGACGCTGACGAACGGCGAGGCAGCGAGGGCGTCCgggtgggggtggcggcggcgctccTAGGGACGCAGGCGGCGCCGAATCGGTGGAGCACGCGGTTGATGAGCTTGGAGCGCGGCTGCGGCGGCCTGCCGCAGCCCGGGAGGAGGTGCACGGCGCGGCGCCTGGCCTCGCGGCGGCGGTCGTCGGCGAAGGCAGCGGAGAGGGTGCGGCCGGTCGGGGAAGCGGGCCAGGCGGTCGGGGATGCGGGTGACGGGGTCTCGatcgccatgagggggctgacggggaCAGACGGGGACGCGGCGAGGTGGGTGCATTGGCGTGAGGTGATGGGAGGAAGCAGGTGAAGGGGatcgggaggcgccggccggcgcGACCTGGCCGAGGAGGGCGGAGCTGGCGGGGGGATCAAGGAGCGGGATTATGCCGCGGCGGAAGGATCATTCCGTTTGATTAAGCTCGAGCTTTGTTGGTTAAATATTCCCGGTGTCACCTGTCCATCCATCATGGTCGCAGTCGTGGGCTTGGCCGGCCGGCCGCCGTTGGTTGGCTAATCGACGGCGACGCTAGAGTGAACAAGGAGAGAGAAAATTTTACAGATCTTTTTTTTTTCGGGAAACTATGAGCTTTATTCAACAACAATGGCACCAACACGATCAGCCATCACACTGGTCATGAGGAAACCTGGCGGGGAGTCCATCCAACAGTCGGTAACCCCAAGTGTGCTTGCATGTTTCGCACACAAGTGGGCCGGCAGGTTGGCAATTCTTATTACATGTtgaatatcaaaggaaagaaaggaTAAGGCTAGCTCATCAATTTCTAAAAGTAACGGCGC encodes:
- the LOC123436119 gene encoding replication factor C subunit 5-like; amino-acid sequence: MAIETPSPASPTAWPASPTGRTLSAAFADDRRREARRRAVHLLPGCGRPPQPRSKLINRVLHRFGAACVPRSAAATPTRTPSLPRRSSASTPPRPRPSSASTPPTSIQVPARLDQADAERVAARRPLREREDAAAVGREPTPPGSQASAVAATEVVAGLASDWRGDTATTVGRGANIWVRVSRKPKSPQMDSPQLSVESTAAAAEDQYVWADRYRPNVLGEFICNKAVADELHRMVTERQCNHFIFEGAQAVGKRSMVLALLRDAFGPDNLKMEEITKRIELKGEIAKHIDVKVKISDHHVEVNLADLHGYEKYVITTLLNESIPPPDLICDHANCKVIVVHDADRLSSDLQHYIGWFLGRYAGCNKIIFSCSSSSNLESVEHLCKVVRLKPPSFDEIIKVLEFIATQEGIDLPHGLASRIAASASNNLRQAIRSFEATWKASYPFTKDQPILTGWEEEIYDVAKKIMEEPSPKQLYLIRRKIRKMIEHNVSPYFIFCHLVNELKRDRDEDFQNSIDELALELNQNEQCKEYKSQDTISDKRAINIEGFAVEGPDQGEAIQCFIRIEEFTVRFMSFYRSLITKNSSRGGVI